The DNA sequence CAACCTCTATGTAAAATTATAGACAAACCAACTTTTTAGAAAACATTTATAAAGCGCAGCTCCGTCTTTTTGACAACTCGACTGGGTTATTTATGGTCCACCACAGACAATAGCTGAATATGGTCCAAAGATAATGATAGAGGtctctagtggccaaaaggctATTTTAGAATGGGCAGCGCCACTCAGGGCATCCACCATTTTAAATGtcgtcaactgggtgggacttctaCTTTtgttggctgatccctcctggtgaccctgttggagTCTTGTCAAACCAGGTCATTAGGAGTATTCAGCCTATCATGAAGAATAAAATGTACTACTTTAAAATCGAGATAGCCTCAATGGCGCGACACATGATGTTGCAGACGCTATAGTTGCACAGCTACAAAAACGAATCCTCTACCTATCTCTATGATGTGGTCGCCTATGCTATATAGGAAAAGTACCTACAATTAATTGGCGCTAATTTTATGAAATACGGTAATTTATATAATCTGCATAATATAGTTAACGTTTCCATCTTGCAGTATTGCGCAAAACCGCATAATAAGCTGTCATCGAAGTATTCTGTGACATTTAATGCCACATCCGCTGTTAAATGCACAACAAAGTAATAGTGTGTCTACTGTTTCTAGCCTAACTACCCCTTATAACCTGCAATGcgtctctcactctcttgtcTCACAAAGGTACAGTACCAATTATTGCTTGCAACATTTCAGTACTAGACACTGAAACGTGGAATTAATTGAAGATGCTGGGAAAGTGCTCAGGGAGGAGGGTATTTTGGAGCACATTCTATTGGCTGCAAGGAACAAAGTTGTTTTCGTTATCATTTTGGAGTAACATACTTTGCAGTAGTTAAACGCCTGATCTGTCTGAATACTATGGCAAATCAAACCAAGGTAAATCAATGAGGAACGTTAAGTAAGATATGAGAAAATGACGTATCACGTGCACTGATGTACTTTTCTTTCCTTTAGCCCATTATTCATGGGTATTTTAGGAGTTCGTGCTCTTGGAGGGTTCGAATCGGTATGTACCTTTTGACTATGTATAGTCCACATCTCTGCGTACTTTACAGCAAAAGAATAGTGCCAATTCCTTTTGACACTGTAAATAAATAACCTACGTTGCTTCTTCCAGCGTTTGCTCTGAAATGTATTGAATTTGACCAAGTCCCAGTCAATCTTATCAAAGATGGGGGTCAGCAGGTAACTTCCTCACGCTTTTGTTTTTAGGTAGAGGTATTGAACATCAATGGTGTAAAATATATGTTCTCATACTCTACACATCAGTTTACAGAACAATACAAGGGGTTAAACCCTATGCAACAAGTGCCTGCTGTCCAAATTGATGGCATCACGCTGTCACAGTCGGTGAGTCCAATGATGTTATTGGTTTGTCAGTGTTTCAACAGTGATGTACTTCTGATAAAAGTTAAACGACAACTTAAATCTAACTCCAAATTCCCCGAATGTAACATTGACAAGACTAATCCACTCACCCTCAGCTGGCAGTGATCCAGTACATTGAGGAGACCAGAACAGGACACAGGCTTCTCCCTGCAGACCCGAAGAAACGAGCCCAGGTGCGCATGATCTCTGACCTTATCGCCTCTGGGATCCAGCCTGTGCAGGTAAGTGAATTACAGCACAAAGAAAGTGGATAAACAAGAGAAAAGTATATAACCAATTGAAGGCACACAGTCCACTGCAGATCTGACCAAGTTTGCAGTAAAACTGTTTACTGTATGGacatcatgtgtttgtattgccATTGCCACAATGATGACAGTAGAGCTACTCAGTCACGTCTGATCATTTTGTATTTCAGAATTTGTACGTGCTACAAAAGATAGGAGCCGAGAAGGTGCAGTGGGCGCATCATTTCACCCAAAGAGGTTTTGAAGGTAGGTAAAAATATCCTTACATACAATACCAGTATCGCCATAGACAACCATTCCAGTCCTGATTATTGTCCGTGTCTTTCAGCCCTGGAGCCCATTCTGAAAGGGACAGCTGGCAAGTACTGTGTAGGGGATGAGTTGAGGGGACACTCATCACATCAAAACACCGTAGACCTCTCTTCAAGTTTAGGAATTCTTGAACTAACCATGTTTACCTTTTAGATTTCCATGGCAGACATCTGTCTCGTCCCTCAAGTCTATAATGCTGAACGGTAAGGCAACCAGTCATTCAGAATTGTTACAAAAGAACATCACAGTATGAGACAGATTCATCACTGAACATACAACCCACATGACTTGTACATTTGCCCAACAGGTTCAAAGTGGATGTTGATCAGTTCCCAACTATCAAAAGGCTAAACCAAACCTTACTGGAGGTAGATGCTTTCAAAGAGAGTCATCCGTCATGCCAACTAGACACACCTGCTGAAATATGTACATGAGAACACCTCTGATGTCTAAGGGAGCCAGTAGTGCCACCATCATTGAATGCTTCTATAAAATAGCTTTGTCTTATTTAATGAGATTGAAACCAAAGACGATCTATTACTTGTATGATGAAGTTTCGTTATTTTAATACTCATATTTACCCTCTAAGAAACAGTAcattcacccatctacacaaatTATGCCAATGCTGACCAAAGTGGATTTGTCAAGGGAAGAAATACAAAATGTAAAAACATTAACAAATAGTGATGTATTAAATCAATTTAAAAAACCATTTACTGTACAAATGACAAAGTACCATACTAGCCCTCCGTTGATCCTTCATGTTACTGTAGAAGTTTATGGAAAGTGAAAATGGCTGTCTGCACTTTGTTAAATAATTGGTTTTGTAAAAAAGCTGAAGTTCAGCTTAAATTCAAATAAAACAGAAAATTGATTTCAGCTCTACCATGTGATCATACACATTGAtgagaaaatatttaaaaacagAAGAGATTGCTTGTCAGATCTGATGTGTATACCATATTCTCAATGGGGAAAATGCCACATAAAACAAAATGGGTCACAACCCATAATGTGAAACACCACAATGGGATAAAAAGGCATCACTTGCACCATAACTAACAATCACCCCCCCCAGGAAAAAAAGCTGATCAGATAAGACTACAGCACAGAACAAACAAAGGGGCCTTAAGCATCCACAATAAAACTGAAGACTTGATGAAATCTAAGCCTAACGTTAAGAGCCTTTACGCAGAACAGAAAATACCAAGGACTCAAAAGTCCCTGTACGAGTTCCGCCCATGGCACAATCATATTATTTAGAATGTGTAAACCAGATACAGGGATAAAAAGTAAATTTATTTTCCTTATTTCCCAATAAGGTCGTTATCATCTCCTCCTAAGATCCAGTCTCTTATTCTACAGGGATCTCCACTGTGCACTTCACTGTGTTATTGTAGAAGGTCCCAGCGCAATCAGAGCCCCCAAACACCAAGAGGGTGCAGTGGATGTTGGCATACTCCCCCTTCTTCTGTTTATCAGCATCTGAGATGACAGAGCCTCCCAGATTGATCACACTGTGTCCGGCACAAGGCCTAGCGCAGAGCAGAGGGGAGACCACTGAATGCCACATGCTGGTGTCTGAAAAGAACCAAGACAGGCATTTTTATTCAGAGCAAATGAAAGAGGCTGGATTACCATCAACTTTCTTGAAATAAAATGATAGGCATTGGTGCGTGTGTACTCACCCGTGTTGAAGATATGAACGTCCTGCAGGGCTCCAACAGCACTGCAACCGCCACTGACCAGCATCCTGTTGTCGGATACTGGCAGTGCTGCATGATATCTGACCACAATGATGATAGGGCAACGTTTACTTAGTAAAAAGGAATTTCTACACCAATATACATCGTTGTTTACAGATACTAAGCAATAAATATCAGATTAAACAAATGGCATAGAATTAAATGGTCGCAATATTGGTCTGTGTGGCAATATAGACATTTTTCATCACGGCAAGTACTTGATGTCCTAGATATATGAAATACGAAAAATGTCAGATGGGCATTGTGTtcacatttgatttggtttgatttgtaTATGTTCTCACCCTCGAGGCAGTGGTGGCATGTTCTCATATTTCACAGCTGTGTACTCCATGAAGCCTTTTGTcaaaaatgaaaaaaattacaTTTGAAGATCATGGCAACTAGCTTTTTATATAGAGTACTCCACATTACCACTGTCAGTGCCTTACCGAGATCCAAAATGTGGAGGTCGTTTAGGTAGGTTGCAGTCTTCCTGCCACCAAAAATTAGCATCTGGTTGGACAaaagtgtggttgtgtgtctgtaatgTAAACACAATGTGTTTATTAAATAAGCACGGTGGTCTTGTAATGGTTAGATACAGTAAGTGAAATATTCTAATAGCCCAATGCCTTGTCTACAGAAATATAATCAAGGAACACTGACCCAAACCTAGGTAGAGGTCGGTCCCCCTCGACGATGGGTTGGTACCAGAGCTCAAACTCTGGGTTAAAAATGTACAGAGCATTACTGCAGACCTTGCCTCCAGGACAGCGGCTTGGGTGAACCCCCCCAAAAACAAAGAGCTCTTTCTTATAGATAGTTGCAGAGTGGTAGGCCAACATGGGGATATCACCTCTTGCCTAGAGGAAGAATTTCCACAAGagagaaaatcacatttttcatTGAAGGTCCTTAAGGTCAATTAAACTATAAAGTGACAAGTGGCTCTGGACAGGACACTCACTGTGACAAGCTTCCACTTCCAGGTTAGAGTGTTGAGGATATAGAGGTCGCTGTAGCGCTGGCCCTCTCTCAGGCCTCCGTACACGTAGACGACCTTGGAATCAGGGTCATAGGTTGCAGAGTGGCCATGGGCACACGGTGGGACAGGTCCAGAGGTGGGGGAGTTCATTGGGAACCAAAAATCGTTGTCTTGAGAAGATAATGTTGACAATCAATTAGATCAATTAAATGTGTGTTGGGCATTTCAAGATGCCAGGTAACAGATATTTACATTTCGTCTCCAAATTGTTCTATACGTTATTAAAATGGGCAACTCATCTCACCTATTTCCAGTTTCCATAGGGAGTCCTCGCAGTGAGTCTGGTCAGAAGCTTCTCCTCCAATGACAATGGCTGTCTCAGGATCACTCAGACACATGGTGTGGCTCCAGCGCTTTGATGGGCAAACTGAAAACAAAATATCCTTAATGTTTTTCATTCAGCAGAATAGCTGCTATTTGAAATAAACAAATAATTTCATGGTGAATTCTGTAACCTGCTCTGCAGTTGGTCTTCTTCATTCCAGTCTTCTCAACACTGTTCTCTCTAGATAGCTTTATTTTTTTGGGGCTAGATGCTCGACCAGTATCCTCCTGAGGAATAATTTCAGGGCTCCATGCGATGCGACCCCTCTTCCCAATCACAGTCCGTCTGGGGGTCTTATCCTTCAAATACCATTAAGATTAAAAAGTCAAGTTCAATTTCTCTCGCCACACCACTCCCTACTTGGAAAGTTTCTTATTCAAGCATGAGCCCTACCGTAAGCAAAATACAGGGTTTATCAGATAAAGTGGAATCATCAATTTCTGTCTTGTTAACTTTGAGTTCGGCATAGCAAATGCTGTCTCCTAGATGTGATGAGTTGGGGGTTGAAATCTGTAAAGAGTGACACATTTGATTTCTGTCTCACTGAACTACAATTTTAATGACAGTGTAGACCAGAAAAATGCCTCAAAATCAAGACTGTAGTGACAGGTCTACTAACTAGTGGATAACCCTGCAATTTACCCTCTGACTCCCAGAGGTGTTGAGCAGAGTATGGGAGAGATTGCTGTTGTGCTCGAATGGGCTGGAATGTTTTCTTGGCACACGTGGAGTATTGCTGATGAAACTGGCTTCATTCTTTTTGAGGAAAGAGTTAAATAACCATTTAAGACACTGGTGCATTATGTAGGCTGTTATTAATCTTTCCAGAATCCTTTGCAAAGACAAATGTAGTATCTGGTCAGTATTTAATTTATAATGTGAGATGTCACAACAAAGTGTCACCTGTCACAATAACATTGAAAAATGTACAGAATAAAAACGCTTGAAACCATACCTCTCCACGAACAGTGAGCAAAACCTTCCCatatactcctctcctccctttctctgttgCCTCTTGGACAAGGTCAGCATTCCAATCTCCCTCCCAAGTCAAGCACCTTTAAAACAAACAATATAGACCTTGTATGCATTTTTGCAATTGTTATTAATTAGAACGCATGTAGGCCTAATGTACCTTGTTTGGTCTGACAATGTACCAATCCTCTGCGGTTTCACGTCCTGGCTAACCAGAACATCAACTGAAATAGTTGTCTCGCTTGATAAGAACCGCCATTCCCCAAGACTGAATACAACAAGTTGTTTGGGCAGTGGCAATGGAACGTGGACTTGGTGGCACTGGCGATTGGATTTGCTGCAATAATTACGGACAAACATTTATGCTGTGAACTACAAGGATGAAGATTGGGCATTTCTGTAATGAATAACAATGGCTCAAATTGGGAGTTGCTGCGTGCCCACTTTCAAAATGTTAACAACGAAATACCTGATAACTACCTGATAAACTGACGCGGTGCATCGTTTAACGACCAGAGGACGAAAAAATGTAACCGTCCCATGTTGATTTCCTCTGAAGTGAATCAGCAAAGTTGCAGATTTACGTTAACGAAGATTATCCCAATATTACCAGGACAAATCGCTCGCCAATGCAAGTGAAAGTGGCGTGCAATTTATAAACTGCGCACCTGTTATCTGCTCTATTGGGTTGCAGTGTGCACAGATCTAGGGTCAGTTTAGTCTAAACCCAGTCCAAATCCTCACCATTCATGCGGGCCGACTTTACCCTGCTGTCGTGTGACCTCGTTCTATCCTCATCTGATTACTTTTTGGAACAGCTCAAAATAAAACTGTTGATGGATGTTTCATCAGCTGTGTTATACTTACATCAACTCCCTCATGATTGTTCTTAATGGAGAATCATGGGACAAAATCCCATAAGAGCATAGGCCTTAAACTGTATGTGTGAGATAGGTCAGCTCTAATGATCAAATCCTATAGCATTTATGTAATGGTCTCAATCTTCAGAATGAGTTAAACAATTCAGTTTATCCAACTGATTCTGTGATTTGAGCAGTTGCAGGATAACAAAGCAAAATAAAATCagattatatttgtcacatgcgtctaATAAAAcaggtagtagaccttacagtgaaatggtttCTTACAAGGccttttaaccaacaatgcaaa is a window from the Oncorhynchus keta strain PuntledgeMale-10-30-2019 chromosome 35, Oket_V2, whole genome shotgun sequence genome containing:
- the LOC118368288 gene encoding uncharacterized protein LOC118368288 isoform X3 is translated as MGRLHFFVLWSLNDAPRQFISKSNRQCHQVHVPLPLPKQLVVFSLGEWRFLSSETTISVDVLVSQDVKPQRIGTLSDQTRCLTWEGDWNADLVQEATEKGRRGVYGKVLLTVRGEDKTPRRTVIGKRGRIAWSPEIIPQEDTGRASSPKKIKLSRENSVEKTGMKKTNCRAVCPSKRWSHTMCLSDPETAIVIGGEASDQTHCEDSLWKLEIDNDFWFPMNSPTSGPVPPCAHGHSATYDPDSKVVYVYGGLREGQRYSDLYILNTLTWKWKLVTARGDIPMLAYHSATIYKKELFVFGGVHPSRCPGGKVCSNALYIFNPEFELWYQPIVEGDRPLPRFGHTTTLLSNQMLIFGGRKTATYLNDLHILDLGFMEYTAVKYENMPPLPRGYHAALPVSDNRMLVSGGCSAVGALQDVHIFNTDTSMWHSVVSPLLCARPCAGHSVINLGGSVISDADKQKKGEYANIHCTLLVFGGSDCAGTFYNNTVKCTVEIPVE
- the LOC118368288 gene encoding uncharacterized protein LOC118368288 isoform X2: MGRLHFFVLWSLNDAPRQFISKSNRQCHQVHVPLPLPKQLVVFSLGEWRFLSSETTISVDVLVSQDVKPQRIGTLSDQTRCLTWEGDWNADLVQEATEKGRRGVYGKVLLTVRGENEASFISNTPRVPRKHSSPFEHNSNLSHTLLNTSGSQRDKTPRRTVIGKRGRIAWSPEIIPQEDTGRASSPKKIKLSRENSVEKTGMKKTNCRAVCPSKRWSHTMCLSDPETAIVIGGEASDQTHCEDSLWKLEIDNDFWFPMNSPTSGPVPPCAHGHSATYDPDSKVVYVYGGLREGQRYSDLYILNTLTWKWKLVTARGDIPMLAYHSATIYKKELFVFGGVHPSRCPGGKVCSNALYIFNPEFELWYQPIVEGDRPLPRFGHTTTLLSNQMLIFGGRKTATYLNDLHILDLGFMEYTAVKYENMPPLPRGYHAALPVSDNRMLVSGGCSAVGALQDVHIFNTDTSMWHSVVSPLLCARPCAGHSVINLGGSVISDADKQKKGEYANIHCTLLVFGGSDCAGTFYNNTVKCTVEIPVE
- the LOC118368288 gene encoding uncharacterized protein LOC118368288 isoform X1 yields the protein MGRLHFFVLWSLNDAPRQFISKSNRQCHQVHVPLPLPKQLVVFSLGEWRFLSSETTISVDVLVSQDVKPQRIGTLSDQTRCLTWEGDWNADLVQEATEKGRRGVYGKVLLTVRGENEASFISNTPRVPRKHSSPFEHNSNLSHTLLNTSGSQRISTPNSSHLGDSICYAELKVNKTEIDDSTLSDKPCILLTDKTPRRTVIGKRGRIAWSPEIIPQEDTGRASSPKKIKLSRENSVEKTGMKKTNCRAVCPSKRWSHTMCLSDPETAIVIGGEASDQTHCEDSLWKLEIDNDFWFPMNSPTSGPVPPCAHGHSATYDPDSKVVYVYGGLREGQRYSDLYILNTLTWKWKLVTARGDIPMLAYHSATIYKKELFVFGGVHPSRCPGGKVCSNALYIFNPEFELWYQPIVEGDRPLPRFGHTTTLLSNQMLIFGGRKTATYLNDLHILDLGFMEYTAVKYENMPPLPRGYHAALPVSDNRMLVSGGCSAVGALQDVHIFNTDTSMWHSVVSPLLCARPCAGHSVINLGGSVISDADKQKKGEYANIHCTLLVFGGSDCAGTFYNNTVKCTVEIPVE